One genomic region from Blastococcus sp. Marseille-P5729 encodes:
- a CDS encoding phosphotransferase family protein, whose amino-acid sequence MIGNDHVVATCDDGTIIRRRRRPESAEMDLAQEAALLGRIAETLPLPVPEVRALSADGTSIVMSRVRGEPLLTSIADVRKSHAARLGAQLGAFLTALHSIAADDVHDLVPVQSCPLAEYHADAVRIADTIRAELPGRVVGPLADFLATPLPSSVRQLRLCHNDLGAEHIFVTSPALEITGIIDWSDAALSDPCLDLGLIWRDLGETGLVAALMWLQTDFGADEAFLERTQFYARVKALEDFEFGLRTGRRDYLANATLALSRLF is encoded by the coding sequence GTGATCGGGAATGACCACGTCGTCGCGACGTGCGACGACGGTACGATCATCCGCCGGCGCCGCCGTCCGGAGTCCGCAGAGATGGATCTCGCCCAAGAGGCCGCGCTGTTGGGCCGTATCGCCGAGACCTTGCCGCTGCCCGTGCCGGAGGTGCGGGCGCTTTCGGCGGACGGCACGTCGATAGTCATGAGCCGCGTCCGTGGAGAGCCGCTGCTGACGTCGATCGCCGACGTCCGGAAAAGCCATGCAGCGCGCCTCGGAGCACAGCTAGGCGCCTTCCTGACCGCGCTGCACTCTATTGCGGCCGATGACGTCCACGACCTGGTGCCAGTGCAGTCATGCCCCTTGGCGGAGTATCACGCCGACGCGGTGCGGATCGCCGACACGATCCGCGCTGAGCTCCCCGGTCGAGTGGTGGGCCCCCTGGCCGACTTCCTCGCGACCCCCTTGCCGAGCTCTGTGCGCCAACTCCGCCTGTGCCACAACGATCTGGGTGCCGAGCACATCTTCGTCACCTCGCCCGCCCTAGAGATCACCGGCATCATCGACTGGTCCGACGCGGCCCTCAGCGATCCCTGTCTCGACCTCGGGCTGATCTGGCGCGATCTCGGAGAGACCGGGCTTGTTGCTGCCCTGATGTGGCTGCAGACGGATTTCGGCGCCGATGAGGCGTTCTTGGAGAGGACCCAGTTCTACGCGCGTGTCAAGGCGCTGGAGGACTTCGAGTTCGGCCTCAGGACCGGGCGCCGTGACTACCTGGCGAATGCTACGCTCGCCCTCAGTAGGCTGTTCTGA
- a CDS encoding sensor histidine kinase — translation MNARHVDLILAIGVASVVAVIISSGQGGVETVSPIAYLWAIGLGLLMTVRRTHPILVLLLTTIGYFIYHAAGFPAAGVAVPISAALYSAAEMGYTRAAVLTGFGTLAGATAYRVADRQDLAFVLGYELASHATLIAAVIALGHTVRTTRQLRLRRDQVTRLLNRQREMDDDARIRDDRLSLARELHDSIGHSLTVASLYAGLAQDQQAHQAQRTQSLAMVRTAISEALSHLRRTVRVLRGGADHDTVPGIVDLPTLIQTPQQAGYDVNLEVAPICVAPPVESAIYRLVQEAITNVLKHSNGRTIKVQVIEAPSADVVVTVSDDGCNDIGSPVSLGDGLSGMRERVIDLGGVLDVQADRTGWRVEARIPKEIR, via the coding sequence GTGAACGCGCGGCACGTTGATCTGATCCTCGCGATCGGAGTCGCGTCAGTGGTGGCCGTCATCATCTCGTCCGGGCAGGGGGGCGTGGAAACCGTCAGCCCGATCGCTTACCTATGGGCGATAGGCCTAGGGCTGTTGATGACCGTGCGCCGAACCCATCCTATTCTGGTCCTGCTGCTCACCACGATTGGCTACTTTATTTACCATGCGGCGGGTTTCCCCGCCGCTGGAGTAGCCGTACCGATCTCGGCAGCGCTCTACTCCGCCGCGGAGATGGGATACACGCGCGCGGCGGTGCTGACGGGATTCGGGACTCTGGCCGGGGCGACCGCCTACCGAGTGGCGGACCGTCAGGACTTGGCCTTCGTGCTCGGGTATGAATTGGCCTCGCATGCGACCCTAATCGCGGCCGTGATCGCCTTGGGGCATACCGTGCGGACCACCCGTCAGCTTCGCCTGCGTCGCGACCAGGTCACCCGCCTCCTCAACCGTCAGCGGGAGATGGACGACGATGCGAGGATCCGGGACGACCGACTGTCCCTGGCCCGCGAACTGCATGACTCGATCGGGCACTCCCTGACAGTCGCGTCGCTGTACGCCGGGCTGGCTCAGGACCAACAAGCCCACCAAGCCCAACGCACGCAGTCACTCGCCATGGTGCGCACCGCGATCTCCGAGGCACTATCCCACCTGCGTCGGACGGTTCGCGTTCTTCGAGGTGGCGCCGACCACGACACTGTGCCGGGGATTGTGGACCTGCCGACATTGATCCAGACACCTCAGCAGGCGGGTTATGACGTCAACCTCGAAGTGGCGCCGATTTGCGTTGCACCTCCGGTCGAGTCGGCGATCTACCGCCTGGTTCAAGAGGCCATCACCAACGTACTGAAGCACTCGAACGGGCGGACCATCAAGGTGCAGGTCATCGAAGCACCGTCTGCTGACGTCGTCGTGACAGTCAGCGACGATGGATGCAACGACATCGGGTCGCCGGTCAGTCTGGGCGACGGCCTGAGCGGGATGCGCGAACGGGTGATCGACTTGGGAGGCGTCCTCGATGTCCAAGCGGACCGGACCGGGTGGCGAGTCGAGGCGAGGATTCCGAAGGAGATCAGATGA
- a CDS encoding response regulator transcription factor has protein sequence MIKVLVTDDQRLLREGLRSILEAAEDITVVGEAGNGRQAVQLGRELRPDVFLMDLQMPIMTGHEAIRAIRQDPTLRGCPILVLTTFDDEDDIVEALAAGADGYLLKDIDAEDLRRAVRRVHAGEAEMTSGVLRQLMNRFARLPTRRAREAGLAGLTERELEILTEVGKGLTNDEIGKALYLSPETARTYVSRLMTKLRARDRAQLVILAYRAGLVDPTHE, from the coding sequence ATGATCAAGGTGCTCGTGACCGACGATCAGCGGCTACTGCGGGAGGGCTTGCGGTCGATTCTCGAGGCCGCTGAGGACATCACGGTCGTCGGCGAGGCAGGCAATGGCCGCCAAGCGGTCCAGCTCGGTCGCGAGCTACGGCCGGACGTCTTCTTGATGGACCTACAGATGCCGATCATGACCGGCCATGAAGCAATCCGCGCGATCCGGCAGGACCCGACTCTGCGCGGCTGCCCAATTCTTGTCCTTACCACCTTCGATGACGAGGACGACATCGTGGAGGCGCTTGCGGCCGGGGCCGATGGTTACCTCCTCAAGGACATCGACGCAGAGGACTTGCGGCGGGCAGTTCGCAGGGTGCACGCAGGCGAAGCGGAGATGACCTCGGGGGTTCTACGCCAGTTGATGAACCGATTCGCTCGCCTCCCCACGCGGCGCGCTCGTGAAGCTGGACTGGCCGGGCTCACCGAGCGGGAACTCGAGATCCTCACCGAGGTCGGCAAAGGGCTGACCAACGACGAGATCGGCAAAGCTCTCTACCTCAGCCCCGAGACAGCCAGGACGTACGTGAGCCGCCTGATGACCAAGCTGCGCGCGCGGGACCGCGCTCAGCTGGTGATCTTGGCTTACCGCGCTGGGCTCGTCGATCCCACTCACGAGTAG
- a CDS encoding MMPL family transporter: protein MPSVPKVPLELCRGAYVMERLALACQRLRFVVVAGWIAVVAAVTVLAGAAGGDVSDDYALPGSESHHAAALLKEAGFDLEAGTQAQLVFRVDRSDDQAAFQQQVDSLAEDVSERIPEARVISPYSPEAHRQVSADGSIAFVSVQLPTMPAEDLADLQERLGQIQQDADALDFEIGGVLVEQNAQSGPPSELVGIVAAMIILLFAFGSIFAMGLPILIGVMGAACGLAVVGLGARWVEMPSFAAPVAAMIAIGVGIDYALLVVTRFRESIRGGESPDDAVITAQATAGRSVLFAGVTVVIASLGLVLMDLKLITGVALGIAGSVLVTMLAAVTLLPAMLSIVGNRIDKWSVHRRRSDREEGKMARAWSRQVQRHPMQWAMAATLLLLVITVPVLDMRLGFSDAGTKPESDTSREAYDLMAEGFGPGSSGPLVVAARVGPAGDYIDTLRDAISSTDGVHEVSPALYSESGDVAVLRVIPTTGPRDAETTELLHRLREDTIPEILDGSQAEVAIGSATAAAVDFADYTAERLPLFLSVVLGLAMLLLMAVFRGVAVAVKAVLANLLSIGAAFGATVAVFQWGWGVDLLNLGASGLIEAWVPMMLIAIVFGLSMDYEVFLLSRVKEEYNHSRNNAHAVAEGLARTARVITAAAAIMICVFGSFVLGTSRELQLFGFGLAFAVLVDATLVRLVLVPSLMELLGERNWWLPNWLDRLLPTVVIERRTELEVRP from the coding sequence ATGCCTAGCGTCCCGAAGGTCCCCTTGGAACTGTGCAGAGGAGCTTACGTGATGGAACGTCTGGCATTGGCGTGTCAGCGTCTACGATTCGTCGTAGTCGCTGGGTGGATAGCAGTGGTGGCGGCGGTGACGGTACTGGCTGGTGCTGCCGGAGGAGACGTCAGTGACGACTATGCCCTCCCTGGATCCGAGAGCCATCACGCGGCCGCCCTTTTGAAGGAGGCTGGGTTCGATCTCGAGGCCGGAACTCAGGCCCAGCTCGTCTTCAGGGTGGACCGGTCTGACGATCAGGCAGCGTTCCAGCAGCAGGTGGATTCTCTGGCTGAAGACGTGAGCGAGAGGATCCCGGAGGCGCGGGTGATTAGCCCGTACTCGCCTGAAGCGCACCGCCAGGTCTCTGCCGATGGTTCGATCGCCTTTGTGTCGGTGCAGCTCCCGACCATGCCGGCCGAGGATCTCGCCGACCTACAGGAGCGACTGGGTCAGATTCAGCAGGATGCCGACGCGCTCGACTTCGAGATCGGTGGTGTTCTGGTGGAGCAAAACGCGCAGTCCGGCCCACCCAGTGAGCTCGTCGGCATCGTGGCCGCGATGATCATCTTGCTGTTCGCGTTCGGATCGATCTTCGCGATGGGGTTGCCAATCCTCATCGGAGTGATGGGCGCAGCCTGCGGTCTGGCCGTCGTGGGCCTTGGCGCGCGATGGGTCGAGATGCCCAGCTTTGCCGCGCCCGTGGCAGCGATGATCGCGATCGGCGTCGGAATCGACTATGCCCTGCTCGTGGTGACCCGGTTCCGCGAGTCGATCCGAGGCGGTGAATCCCCAGATGACGCGGTGATCACCGCGCAGGCGACTGCCGGACGTTCGGTGCTCTTCGCAGGCGTGACCGTCGTGATCGCCTCGCTCGGTCTTGTTCTCATGGATCTGAAACTCATCACCGGAGTCGCGCTCGGCATCGCTGGCTCGGTGCTTGTGACGATGCTCGCAGCGGTGACGTTGTTACCGGCCATGCTGAGCATCGTTGGTAACCGCATCGACAAGTGGTCCGTGCACCGTCGGCGCAGTGATCGTGAGGAGGGGAAGATGGCTCGGGCGTGGAGCCGGCAGGTGCAGCGGCATCCCATGCAATGGGCAATGGCCGCGACCTTGCTACTTCTGGTCATAACCGTGCCCGTTCTCGACATGCGCCTGGGATTCTCCGACGCCGGTACCAAGCCGGAGAGCGACACCTCTCGCGAGGCGTACGACCTGATGGCTGAGGGCTTCGGCCCTGGCTCGAGCGGACCCTTGGTGGTCGCTGCGCGAGTTGGTCCTGCCGGCGACTATATCGATACTCTGCGGGATGCGATCAGCTCGACGGACGGCGTCCACGAAGTCAGCCCTGCCCTGTATAGCGAGAGCGGTGACGTCGCCGTCCTGCGAGTGATCCCAACGACGGGTCCGCGAGATGCTGAGACGACCGAGCTCCTGCATCGACTACGCGAGGACACCATCCCCGAGATCCTCGATGGCTCGCAGGCCGAGGTCGCCATCGGCAGTGCTACAGCCGCGGCCGTGGACTTCGCCGACTACACAGCCGAGCGCCTTCCGCTGTTCCTGAGCGTCGTATTGGGGCTGGCGATGCTGCTGCTCATGGCCGTGTTTCGAGGGGTTGCCGTGGCCGTCAAGGCCGTTCTCGCGAACCTGCTTTCCATCGGGGCTGCATTCGGCGCGACCGTCGCTGTCTTCCAGTGGGGGTGGGGGGTGGACCTGTTGAACCTGGGGGCCAGCGGACTCATCGAGGCGTGGGTGCCGATGATGCTGATCGCCATCGTATTCGGGCTCTCGATGGACTATGAGGTCTTCCTGCTGTCGCGGGTCAAGGAGGAGTACAACCATTCCCGGAACAACGCGCACGCGGTGGCAGAGGGTTTGGCCCGCACTGCTCGAGTGATCACTGCCGCGGCCGCGATTATGATCTGCGTTTTCGGCAGCTTCGTGCTGGGCACCAGCCGGGAACTGCAGCTGTTCGGTTTCGGACTGGCCTTCGCCGTCCTGGTGGATGCGACACTCGTGAGACTCGTCCTGGTGCCCTCGCTCATGGAGTTGCTGGGCGAGCGCAACTGGTGGCTACCCAACTGGCTGGACAGACTCCTACCCACTGTGGTCATCGAACGCCGCACCGAGTTGGAGGTACGACCGTGA